The genomic window CGGTTCGAAATGCCCTTTTCGGGTATCCTCGGACCTTTTTCTATTTTGCTCATTTCTATATTATAATGGAAGAAAGCATAGCGCCTGATATACTGGATGATGCAACGACACTGCCAATATATGGGCGCGAATCGGGTAGAATATGAATAGGACATCACTGAAGGAGGTGGATCGATGGGCGTGCTGCAGAAACAGTGGAATAAGATATATAGAAAAACTTTTCCCAGACGAGTAAGGGAACGTTTGAACAAGAAATTGACTCTGCATGACATCACCGTGCACGCGGATCATGTAATCGTAAATGTTTCATTCAAGAATTTCGTCAGGGTCGGACTGGAAAAGCGGCTCCATATTACATTGACGAATGGCCCGGCGATCTATGAACTGGATGCCCACTGTCAGGGCCACATCATCGGCATTGAAATTCCATTTGCCGTCATCGATCAGACAGAAGGACAGTCCACCATCAAAATGATGCTCGGCGGAAAAAGATTGATCGTCCAGACGGATGTGGACAAGGCAGGAAAGAAGCGATCCTTCTTCTCGAACCGGCGCTATTTCACTGTATCCATCGCCCGGGGCAACCTGCTGATTGCCAACCTGCTTTCGGACTACCGCTTCAGGATGGATCAGCCGGTGGCACTTTCAAATATCGAAGCCGGCTACCGGAGGCTTGAACTTTCTACTGAAGACATGGATGACCTGAGTGATCATGCGCTCGCCTTCCACTACGGCAATAAGCTTAAAATAATGGAGAATGTATCCGATGACCCTGCCGTCATGCAGATTAGGGATTTCACGGATGTTGTGACGGGACAGCCGGATGTATATCTGTTGAAGGACTTTGAGCTGGTGCCGATCCGATATACTGGAGAACCGTTATCCGTGGCTGCATTGAATCATGCAATCACATATTTTGGACAGGACGGTATGCTGTCGGCGGAAATCACCACCCACAAGGCACGTGTGGAGGCGTTCGAAAGCAGCCTCGAGGGGGATGCTGTACGGATGCACTTCTACACCGATACATCCGCAGCATTGTCTGCACTGCTCGTGGCGGATACGACTTCCGACGACATCATCCGTATCCCGTTTGACGGCGATCAGACTGGAGAGGCGACCGAAGTCAGCGTGCCGCTCGATCAGCTGATCAACAACATATCACGGAAACGGCTCATGTTCGAGACCGCCGGCGACGCACCAATCCGTCTGCAGCTGGACATGAGGGACATTGGAACATTCGGGTTCGATGGGCGGATATGGGCGACTTCCCACTTCGAGAAGTTCCAGATATGGTTCTACCGACGCAAGGATGGCATGCTCGGCTTCAATGTCGCGAGGCGCCGGCTGAAGCGTCAGGTGACCGAAATCGACGACTTCAACCTGGAGGGGTATATCAGCGGTGAGGATGCATTCATCGACAGCACCCCGAATATGGCATTCGTCGACCGGTACTCTGGAGACTTCGTGCGGGTGGAGATCGGCAACAGCTTCAACGTGGACTTGAAGTCACTCGACCTCATCGACATCAAAAGCAAGGATAAGACGATCATCGATGTATTCATAGAAATCGTCCACTCGAGCGGCGAAGTGCTGCGCCGGGAGAAGATCAAATACAGACATGCCGACTACAGGAAGGACAACTTCTACTCGCGGCATGAAGTTGTGGATGCAGAGGGCAACACCCACCATCACCTCATTACGACGACGCCCTACAACAACCTCAAAGTCGAGACCTTCATGATCCCCGCTTCCGTCGACATCCCTGAGGACACGAGCCACAAGGACATGAACATCTGGCTGCTCGGCGAACGGTATGACACGGCACAGGATAACGGCTATGCCCTCTTCACCTGGCTGAAGGAGAATACGGATATCGAAGCCTACTATGTCATCGAGGATACCGCCGAAGACTATGAGAAGATAAAAGATGAGGACAATGTGCTTGCATTCGGGTCGCATGCGCACTTCGACCGCGCCTTCCGGGCGGGTGTCCTCCTCGGCACCCATGACCTTGAGAACCTGCTGCCATACAAGACGGCACGGGGCTTCTTCCACTATGAGGATACGGTCAAGGTCTTCCTCCAGCACGGCGTGCTGGGAAGGAAACCTGTTGAGTATGACAAGAAATACTACGACCTTCCGTTCGACCTGTTCATCGTCAGCAGTACACCGGAGAAGGAGGATGTCGTCATGCGCAAGATGGGGTATGAAGAAGATGAAGTCACGGTAACGGGGCTGGCACGCTTCGACCATCTGCCCCACCACAACGAGACGCGCGACATCCTCCTCATGCCGACTTGGCGCGACTGGATCAGCACGGATTATGCATTCCTTAACAGCACGTATTACGCACGCTACCACAGCCTGATCCATAACGAACGCCTCAACAGGCTGCTTGAAGAGAATGATGTGCACCTGAACTTTTACCCACACTACCGTGCACAGCGCTACTTCAACGATGAGCATCTCGACCAGGGGAAGAATATCCACTTCATACGGCTCGGTGAACGGACGGTGCAGGATCTCTTGATCGCGCACTCCCTGCTGATCACCGACTACTCGAGCGTCAGCTTCGACTTCACGCTGATGAACAAGCCGGTCATCTACTACCACTTCGATGTCCGCCAGTTCTTCAGACAGGGCAGATTGCGTCCCCTCTCCCAGACATTCATCGGAGATATTGCGAAGAAGGAGGAGGACCTGGTCGACGCCATCGAAATCTATATCAGAAATGGCTTCCAGCCGCGCGAAGTCGACCTGTCCAGCATATTCGACCACCAGGACCACAACAACCGCAGACGCATCTATGAAGCGGTGATGGAAAAAATAGAGAAGCTTGAGGACTAGTCCTCAAGCTTCTCTTTATATACTGTCTCAATCAATCTTTTCGTCGAATTGCCGTCTGCATACTTGTTCCATACCGCATCGAACGCTTCGATAGCTTCCATATTGAAGCTGTCTGCTTCAATCGCTTTGATGACCCCTTCCGTCGTACGGACGACGGGGCCCGGGGCCAAGGCTTCATAATCGAACCATAGCCCGCGCGTCGCTTCGTATTGTTCCAGATCATATGGATAGAAGATCATCGGCCGGCGGAGCGTCGAGAACTCGAAGGGGATCGATGAATAGTCCGTAATGAGGATGTCCGTCACACTGAGCAGGTCGAAGATGTCATGCCGCTTCGAGGTATCCGTCGCAAAACGGGTCGATTCGAAACCTTTGAAGTCCACCGCCGGATGCAGGTGGACGAGCAGATGATGCGTGTCTCCGAGTGCCTGCTCCATCATTTTGAGGTCGATCGGCAGGTCACGCACCGTGAACCCATCATCGCGGAACGTCGGTGCATAGAGGATGACGGTCCTGTCCTTCATCTGCGGCAGTGCTTCATGCATCTTTCTCCTGGCCTCATCAAGCCGATCCTCCGAATGGAAGAAGTCAGTCCGCGGTACGCCTGTCCGCATCATATTCTCTTCTTCGAGACCGAACGCCTCCTTGAAAATGTCCGCCATCGCGTCGGAACTCACGACCACCTTATGGAACCGGTCATACACCTGCCTGAAGCGCCTGTGGGCGGAATCCGGGCGGGTGTTCGTCGTCTTGTCCCTGAGGCCAAACAGCTTGACCGCCCCATTGGCATGCCACAGCTGGACGCATATCGTCTTCTTCTTGAAGTCGCATGCGGCGAGGATCAGGTGGTAGTTGTCGACGAACACGACTTTGGCCGTGGCAAGATGGTAGATTCCCCTGATGAGATTCAGGAGGTGCTTCGGTGAGAAGTCGATGCGGTTTTTATTTTCCATCCCCGTGAATGCACTTCTGCATGATGGTTCCCTCAGTACAATGATACGGGAGTCCGTACGCTGTGTGACTTCATGGCGGACTTCCTCGATGTTGTCGCCGAAGGATGCCAGCATGACGCTCTTGTTACGGACCGGAAACAGTTTGAACACGGTGAAGATGATGCGGACCACCGCAAGGTACACGGTGATTGCGGCTTCCCTAATCATGCCGCTTCGACAGGTCCTGCTTCGTCTTCGTCGTGGATACCCCTTCGGTCCGCGGCAGGTAGATGACTTCACAGTATTCCTTCAGGAAGTCGAACTCCCCTTCCCAGTCGTGTCCCATGACGAAGATGTCGATATCGTGTGCCTTGACGTCCTGAATCTTCTGGTCCCATGTGTGTTCGGGAATCACTTCGTCCACATAGCGTATGGCTTCGAGTATCTGCTTCCGTTGTTCGAAGGAATAGTATGCCTGCTTGTGCTTGATGGTATTGAACTCATCGGTCGAGATGGCGACGACGAGGTAGTCTCCCATTTCCTTCGCGCGGCGCAAAATGTTGATGTGTCCCGTATGGATTAGATCGAATGTCCCGTAGGTGATTACTTTTTTCATGGTAATGCCCCCCTGTTTACATCGAAAATGATATAATATTCTAGGTATACTATATTAATGTAAAGATAATGTAAATTATATCATACTATTGGTAAAATATTAATTCAGGTGTGGTGCGTATGAAATCCTTAAAAGTAATTGCATTGAAACTCTACAAATTGCTGTTCTGGTCGCTTGGGAGATGCTTCCATAAGGACCACCGGCTCATCATGTTCGAGAGCTTCCTCGGCAGGCAGTACAGCGACAATCCGCGGGCGCTGTACGAGTACATGTCGGTGGCCTACCCGGACTACCGCCTGATGTGGAGCGTCGACAGGCAGCATAAGAAGATCTTCAAAGAAATGGAGATTCCGTATGTCACACGATTCACGCCGAGCTGGATCATCTATATGAACAAGGCGACGCTGTGGATCACGAACAGCCGCCTCCCTCTGTGGATACCGAAACCGAAGGATACCACGTATCTGCAGACATGGCACGGGACGCCACTCAAGCGTCTCGGCACGGACATCGACACGGTGCACATGCCGGGGACGGAGACGGAGAAGTACAAGCGGAACTTCACTAAGGAATCCAGCAAATGGGACTATCTGATCTCCCCGAACCGCTATTCGACCGAGATCTTCCGCCGTGCATTCGCCTATGAACGGCCGGTGCTCGAGACGGGCTATCCGCGGAATGACCACCTGTTCGTGAACAATGATTCGGCGGCCAAGGAACATATCCGCCGGAAGCTGGGGCTTCCACTCGGCAAGAAGATCATCTTCTATGCACCGACGTGGCGGGATGATGCCTATCACGCACGCGGCAGATACAAGTTCGACCTCCAGTTCGATGTGGACCGGATGCAGCGGGAGCTGTCGGATGACTACATCATCATACTGCGGCTCCACTACCTCATTGCCGAGAATCTGGACCTTTCCCGATATGAAGGCTTCCTGTACGACTTCTCCAAGTACGAGGACATCCGCGACCTCTACGTCATCTCGGATGTGCTCGTGACCGACTATTCCTCCGTGTTCTTCGACTACGCAGTGCTCGAACGCCCGATGATCTTCTATACTTACGACATCGACAACTACCGCGACAAGGTGCGCGGCTTCTACTTCGACTTCGAACAGGAGGCGCCGGGGCCGCTCGTCAAAACGACTGACGGACTGCTCGGGGCCATCCGGGAGACGGAGACGCTCGACTTCAACGAAAAATACGATACCGCAGCCTTCCGGGAACGCTTCTGCGCCCTCGAAGACGGACAGGCGTCGAAGCGCGTCAGTGATGAGATTATTTGTCATTTAAAAGATAAAATTGTATAATTCAACAACGATGAAAGAAATGGTTGTGAAAAACTGATGAAATCCATATGGGTCGTATTGAAGGAGCAGTTCAATCACTTCTACCTTGTGAGACGCCTGTCCATGTACGACATAAAAAGTAAAAACCAGAACAACTACCTCGGCATCGTGTGGGAAGTGCTGACGCCGTTGATCAGCATACTGATCTATTGGTTCGTCTTCGCCACACTGCGGCAGCGGGAGCCGATACAGATGGGCGGCATGGAAGTGCCCTTCTTCTTCTGGCTCTTCATCGGCTTCGTCGTCTGGACGTTCTTCTTCCAGGGCAGCATCGAAGCATCGAAGTCGATCTACCGGCGCCTTAAGCTGCTGTCGAAGATGAACTTCCCGCTCAGCCTCATACCGAATGTCGCGATATTCTCGAAGTTCTATACACATATACTCATGCTCGTTATTGCGTTCGTGGTCTTCCAGTTCGCCGGATACTACATCAACATATACTATGTACAGCTCGCCTACTACATCTTCGGCACATATGCCTTGGTGTTCGCGTTCTCACTGATCACGTCCACCTTGTCGACGCTCGTGCGGGATGTGCACCTGCTGCTCAACTCGCTTCTGCGCATGGCACTGTACCTTTCCGGTGTACTCTGGCCGC from Salinicoccus sp. RF5 includes these protein-coding regions:
- a CDS encoding CDP-glycerol glycerophosphotransferase family protein; this translates as MNKKLTLHDITVHADHVIVNVSFKNFVRVGLEKRLHITLTNGPAIYELDAHCQGHIIGIEIPFAVIDQTEGQSTIKMMLGGKRLIVQTDVDKAGKKRSFFSNRRYFTVSIARGNLLIANLLSDYRFRMDQPVALSNIEAGYRRLELSTEDMDDLSDHALAFHYGNKLKIMENVSDDPAVMQIRDFTDVVTGQPDVYLLKDFELVPIRYTGEPLSVAALNHAITYFGQDGMLSAEITTHKARVEAFESSLEGDAVRMHFYTDTSAALSALLVADTTSDDIIRIPFDGDQTGEATEVSVPLDQLINNISRKRLMFETAGDAPIRLQLDMRDIGTFGFDGRIWATSHFEKFQIWFYRRKDGMLGFNVARRRLKRQVTEIDDFNLEGYISGEDAFIDSTPNMAFVDRYSGDFVRVEIGNSFNVDLKSLDLIDIKSKDKTIIDVFIEIVHSSGEVLRREKIKYRHADYRKDNFYSRHEVVDAEGNTHHHLITTTPYNNLKVETFMIPASVDIPEDTSHKDMNIWLLGERYDTAQDNGYALFTWLKENTDIEAYYVIEDTAEDYEKIKDEDNVLAFGSHAHFDRAFRAGVLLGTHDLENLLPYKTARGFFHYEDTVKVFLQHGVLGRKPVEYDKKYYDLPFDLFIVSSTPEKEDVVMRKMGYEEDEVTVTGLARFDHLPHHNETRDILLMPTWRDWISTDYAFLNSTYYARYHSLIHNERLNRLLEENDVHLNFYPHYRAQRYFNDEHLDQGKNIHFIRLGERTVQDLLIAHSLLITDYSSVSFDFTLMNKPVIYYHFDVRQFFRQGRLRPLSQTFIGDIAKKEEDLVDAIEIYIRNGFQPREVDLSSIFDHQDHNNRRRIYEAVMEKIEKLED
- a CDS encoding ABC transporter permease encodes the protein MKSIWVVLKEQFNHFYLVRRLSMYDIKSKNQNNYLGIVWEVLTPLISILIYWFVFATLRQREPIQMGGMEVPFFFWLFIGFVVWTFFFQGSIEASKSIYRRLKLLSKMNFPLSLIPNVAIFSKFYTHILMLVIAFVVFQFAGYYINIYYVQLAYYIFGTYALVFAFSLITSTLSTLVRDVHLLLNSLLRMALYLSGVLWPLTLLSDFPTLMRLMQLNPLVYLIEGYRSVFFGTEWYFITHWELTLYFWGLIFVMLAIGATLHVKFRRNFIDYL
- a CDS encoding CDP-glycerol glycerophosphotransferase family protein, whose product is MIREAAITVYLAVVRIIFTVFKLFPVRNKSVMLASFGDNIEEVRHEVTQRTDSRIIVLREPSCRSAFTGMENKNRIDFSPKHLLNLIRGIYHLATAKVVFVDNYHLILAACDFKKKTICVQLWHANGAVKLFGLRDKTTNTRPDSAHRRFRQVYDRFHKVVVSSDAMADIFKEAFGLEEENMMRTGVPRTDFFHSEDRLDEARRKMHEALPQMKDRTVILYAPTFRDDGFTVRDLPIDLKMMEQALGDTHHLLVHLHPAVDFKGFESTRFATDTSKRHDIFDLLSVTDILITDYSSIPFEFSTLRRPMIFYPYDLEQYEATRGLWFDYEALAPGPVVRTTEGVIKAIEADSFNMEAIEAFDAVWNKYADGNSTKRLIETVYKEKLED
- a CDS encoding CDP-glycerol glycerophosphotransferase family protein, with amino-acid sequence MKSLKVIALKLYKLLFWSLGRCFHKDHRLIMFESFLGRQYSDNPRALYEYMSVAYPDYRLMWSVDRQHKKIFKEMEIPYVTRFTPSWIIYMNKATLWITNSRLPLWIPKPKDTTYLQTWHGTPLKRLGTDIDTVHMPGTETEKYKRNFTKESSKWDYLISPNRYSTEIFRRAFAYERPVLETGYPRNDHLFVNNDSAAKEHIRRKLGLPLGKKIIFYAPTWRDDAYHARGRYKFDLQFDVDRMQRELSDDYIIILRLHYLIAENLDLSRYEGFLYDFSKYEDIRDLYVISDVLVTDYSSVFFDYAVLERPMIFYTYDIDNYRDKVRGFYFDFEQEAPGPLVKTTDGLLGAIRETETLDFNEKYDTAAFRERFCALEDGQASKRVSDEIICHLKDKIV
- the tagD gene encoding glycerol-3-phosphate cytidylyltransferase; protein product: MKKVITYGTFDLIHTGHINILRRAKEMGDYLVVAISTDEFNTIKHKQAYYSFEQRKQILEAIRYVDEVIPEHTWDQKIQDVKAHDIDIFVMGHDWEGEFDFLKEYCEVIYLPRTEGVSTTKTKQDLSKRHD